The Tubulanus polymorphus chromosome 6, tnTubPoly1.2, whole genome shotgun sequence genome includes a region encoding these proteins:
- the LOC141906842 gene encoding splicing factor U2AF 26 kDa subunit-like isoform X1 — protein sequence MAEYLASIFGTEKDKVNCSFYFKIGACRHGERCSRLHNKPTFSQTILIPNLYINPQNSALTADGSHIQVTEVEMQQHYDEFFEEVFVELEDKYGEIEEMNVCDNLGDHLVGCVYVKFRYEEDAEKAVADLNNRWFNGRPIHAELSPVTDFREACCRQYEMGCKNRQNTSNPSYENRECTRGGFCNFMHLKPISRELRRELYGRHKGGHKRRSRSRSPPTRHSGSRSRSRERDHRRRSNSRDRRSRSRSRERGRGGRGGGAGGRDREERHGRF from the exons atggccGAATATTTAGCGTCGATTTTCGGTACAGAAAAAGACAA AGTAAATTGCtcgttttattttaaaattggAGCTTGTCGTCACGGAGAAAGATGTTCAAGACTTCATAATAAACCCACATTCAGTCAG ACAATTTTGATTCCAAATTTATACATCAATCCTCAGAATAGTGCATTAACAGCTGATGGATCTCACA TTCAAGTTACTGAGGTTGAAATGCAGCAGCATTACGATGAATTCTTTGAGGAAGTTTTTGTGGAACTTGAAGATAAA TACGGTGAGATAGAAGAGATGAATGTTTGTGATAATCTCGGTGATCATCTCGTCGGTTGCGTTTACGTCAAG TTCCGTTACGAGGAAGATGCAGAAAAAGCGGTCGCTGATTTAAACAATCGTTGGTTTAACGGTCGTCCGATTCACGCCGAGTTGTCGCCGGTTACCGATTTCCGTGAAGCTTGTTGCCGTCAATACGAGATGGG CTGCAAGAATCGACAGAACACTTCAAACCCTAGCTACGAAAACAG aGAATGTACTCGCGGAGGATTCTGTAATTTCATGCATTTGAAGCCGATTTCTCGTGAATTGAGACGGGAATTGTACGGACGACACAAAGGTGGTCATAAACGCAG ATCTAGGTCAAGGTCACCGCCGACGAGACACAGCGGAAGTCGAAGTCGCAGCCGAGAACGAGATCACAGACGTCGTTCCAATAGTCGTGACAGAAGGTCAAGGTCGCGTAGTCGCGAGAGAGGTCGTGGAGGACGCGGAGGTGGCGCTGGTGGTCGCGATCGCGAAGAACGTCACGGTCGTTTCTAA
- the LOC141906842 gene encoding splicing factor U2AF 26 kDa subunit-like isoform X2: MAEYLASIFGTEKDKVNCSFYFKIGACRHGERCSRLHNKPTFSQTILIPNLYINPQNSALTADGSHIQVTEVEMQQHYDEFFEEVFVELEDKYGEIEEMNVCDNLGDHLVGCVYVKFRYEEDAEKAVADLNNRWFNGRPIHAELSPVTDFREACCRQYEMGECTRGGFCNFMHLKPISRELRRELYGRHKGGHKRRSRSRSPPTRHSGSRSRSRERDHRRRSNSRDRRSRSRSRERGRGGRGGGAGGRDREERHGRF; encoded by the exons atggccGAATATTTAGCGTCGATTTTCGGTACAGAAAAAGACAA AGTAAATTGCtcgttttattttaaaattggAGCTTGTCGTCACGGAGAAAGATGTTCAAGACTTCATAATAAACCCACATTCAGTCAG ACAATTTTGATTCCAAATTTATACATCAATCCTCAGAATAGTGCATTAACAGCTGATGGATCTCACA TTCAAGTTACTGAGGTTGAAATGCAGCAGCATTACGATGAATTCTTTGAGGAAGTTTTTGTGGAACTTGAAGATAAA TACGGTGAGATAGAAGAGATGAATGTTTGTGATAATCTCGGTGATCATCTCGTCGGTTGCGTTTACGTCAAG TTCCGTTACGAGGAAGATGCAGAAAAAGCGGTCGCTGATTTAAACAATCGTTGGTTTAACGGTCGTCCGATTCACGCCGAGTTGTCGCCGGTTACCGATTTCCGTGAAGCTTGTTGCCGTCAATACGAGATGGG aGAATGTACTCGCGGAGGATTCTGTAATTTCATGCATTTGAAGCCGATTTCTCGTGAATTGAGACGGGAATTGTACGGACGACACAAAGGTGGTCATAAACGCAG ATCTAGGTCAAGGTCACCGCCGACGAGACACAGCGGAAGTCGAAGTCGCAGCCGAGAACGAGATCACAGACGTCGTTCCAATAGTCGTGACAGAAGGTCAAGGTCGCGTAGTCGCGAGAGAGGTCGTGGAGGACGCGGAGGTGGCGCTGGTGGTCGCGATCGCGAAGAACGTCACGGTCGTTTCTAA